Part of the Panicum virgatum strain AP13 chromosome 4N, P.virgatum_v5, whole genome shotgun sequence genome is shown below.
GTCCCCGCACAGACCCGCGTGGCGGTGCTTCTCCTACGACGAGATCAACCGCGCCACCGGCGCCTTCCACGAGGGCAACCTGGTGGGCCGCGGCGGGTCCTCGGAGGTGTACCGCGGCGAGCTCCCCGACGGGCGCGCCGTGGCGGTGAAGCGCCTGATGGGGGCGTCGGCGTGCGAGCGGCGGGAGCGGGACTTCCTGGCGGAGCTGGGCACGGTGGGGCACGCGCGCCACCCCAACGTGTGCGCCCTCCTGGGCTGCTGCGTCGACCGCGACCTCTACCTCGTCTTCGAGTTCTCCCGCCGCGGCTCCGTCGCCGCCAACCTCCACGGTGCGGTACACGCAACATtacagtagccgccgccgccgttcgtcgAAACGGCAGCGATTTGGCGAGTGAATGAATGCGCCGGTGCCTGACGGTTTCTTGCATGATGATCGGCAGACgaggcgtcgccggcgatggggtgggcggcgcggcgcggcattGCGGTGGGCACGGCGAGGGGGCTCGAGTACCTGCACAAGGGTTGCCAGAGGCGGATCATCCACCGGGACATCAAGGCCTCCAACGTCCTGCTCACCGACGACCTCCAGCCACAGGTGCGTGCCGTGGCCCCGCTCGTGATCCTGCAGCCAAATCGTCAGAAAAGTGACTGGATTTTGATCGCCCTCACCTTCACGTTGCAGATTTCTGATTTCGGGCTCGCCAAGTGGCTGCCGTCGGAGTGGACGCACAGGGCGATCGCCCCCATCGAAGGCACCTTCGGGTAGTCCTGACTTGCTCTTGATCGAATCGAAGAACGAAACGAAGGCGAATGGCCATGGGGATGAAATGACGGCGTGGTTTCTTGCTGATCAGGTGCCTGGCGCCGGAGTACTACACGCACGGCATCGTCGACGAGAAGACGGACGTGTTCGCATTCGGCGTCTTCCTCCTGGAGCTCATGACCGGCCGGAAGCCGGTGGACGGCGGCCACCGGAGCCTCCTCAGCTGGGTAAGCAAAACGTCGCTACCTGCCACGCCCGCTTTTCCAACCAGTACGCTACGGATCAGTGATCACTGAAAGAAAACCGCTCGTGAATTctcgcgcgccgccgtgcaGGCCCGGCCGCTGCTAGCCGACGGCAAGGTCGACGCCCTGGTGGACCCGAGGCTCGGCGGCGACTACGACGGTGAGCAGGCGAGGAGGGTCGCGTTCGTGGCGTCGCTGTGCGTCCGGGCGCCGGCGACGTGGCGGCCGTCCATGACCGAGGTGCGTGGGGTCAGCTCAATCTGAAGTGGCAGGTCACCGTATGCGCCTTAACAACGCAAACAGTGCTTGTCTGCTTCCGAAGCACTGTGCTTAGGCTGGATTTCAGCCTACATTACCGTCAACTtgcaggttttttttttgttagcgTTTCGAGGTAAATTAGGTCGTAGTTTACGGCCAGCGTCCGTGGCAGGACGCCCGAAGCACATGTCTCCGTGCGTGAAGCTTACTAGTGACCCACCACAAACCACTCCTCCGTTGCTTAATTTACCTGTAACGGTTGTGCCATTAGTGGTAATGTAATGAGGTGGTCTATGGATTAACGTTGATGGTGGCAGGTGCTGGAGTTGTTGGAAGGCGGCGAGATCCGGCACGACCGGTGGGCGatgccggaggcggcggcccacGATGAGGAGCCATGGTGGTTCGACGGCTTTGACGACGACGAGGATGAAGAGGACGACGAAGATGAGAAATTCAACACCCCGTCCCCCTCTTCGTCTTCATCGACCACGAGCAATTAGCATGCGTCATAACCTAAACAAATTCTGATGTGATTCTTTTGTTAGCCGTCCTAAACGTAGGGTGGGCCCACTTTGTACATACAAAGGTTATCTTCGTCTACCGTCAGTGTACGAATACGAAAAGGAAGTACTACAGTACCAACCAGTCCGTTGATCGTGACATGATCCACACACACgtcacacatgcacacatcaaaagGCTGTACTTTGCATCGCGCTAATACGGGCGATCGCGAGCACGATAGTGTCTTAACTCGGAGGCGAAATAGCCGGAGGCGAACTGAGATTTCGTCGGCCGGGCGCTGACAGGCTGACTTGTCACTTTGTCAGGTTGCAGCATCAGTTGGGTTACAGTTGGACGAAGGTGACCGAGCGCGTGACACTAATTTAGTGGGCAGTTGGGGGTGCGCCGCTGCCCCGACCACACCGGGCGGGTGGTTAGCTGCCAATGCCAAGTGGTGGCGTGGCTGCTGGGGGCTGCGGCGAGGACCGTGGCACGGTGGCAGTTTGGGACAGGTCGAGCTGTGCCCGGTAAAGCCGGGATACGTGCCCGCAGCCAGCGCCACAAGGACACGCCAGGCATTGCCCGGGCAGCTGGGCTCCGCTTCAGGGCTTGGACGCTTGCCCCTGCGATAGTGTGATGCCATGGGGAAAGGCGAAGGGTCAAGGATCCTATGGGagtagcagctgctgaatgCTGATGCCCATCTTTCCAAGGCTATGGAAGTAGTCGAGGGTGTCTGGAGCTCGGCAAGCAACTCCCTCTGAAGAAGGGCAGGGAAGAGAGGGGTTTTGTTTAGAAAACGATTACATGGTGGGGTGCTAGCTAGAATGGAGTACTCGGGACTCAGGTCTCCACGCGTACAATGGCCCAATCGAGTGTACATTGGTTCTAGAGCAGATTAGTATTCGGTGCGTGTTCTTCTAGTACAATTGTAGTGCGAGTACAGTAACATGAATAGTGGAGTTGGCACTCGATCTCGAAGCCTTTTTTGGGGGGCCTGCATGCTTGGACGTTCTGCCAAATGATTTGTTCTGTAGTTGCACAGTACAGTAGGGCAGAGTACAGTGGCTTTCAGTTGGGAGGAAGTGAGCCAAGAAAAGAATCCTGTGTGACTGGTGATGGAAGGGAGCAGGatagtttttcaaaaaaaaagagagaaagggagcaGGATTTCGTGACCCTTTTTACGTGTCACCACTCACCAGTGTCCGCCTGTCCGGAAGGGAATAATATCTTCGCTGTTTTATTAGGGGGTTTAGGTACCCAAACCCAGACAAGGACCAAATTTCGACTTGTCTCGACTTATTTTCTCTCAcataatactattcattctaccagccGAAGACTATTCATTTAGTCAGCCAAACAGCCTCAAGGGCTAACACATGGCCAATGCACATCCAAGCGTGCAGTGTCTGACCTATTCTGACCTATTGGGAAAGAAACAAGACCTTGCTTCTTTGCAAACGACAAGTGAGGGGGTTCAATGCTGGAAATGACAGTGTCAAACCTACCGTGTCCTCAGTATGCACAACAGCTCAGTACTTATGGTTGGCAAAGTTCAAACCAAACTGGAATTGTTTCCGCTGCCTAAACAACATTGCAAGTTGGAAATGACGTGGGACAGAGAAATCACAAGCAAACATTTCCGATGAGCACCTGCGTCAACGAAAATAAATCCATATTTTCTAAGAACTTCGGCATGACCTCATCCAAGAGTCAGCAAATTAGGCATCTCTATCTCATTAACAATTTAAAGACGAAAAATTCCCATGGTCATCTCTTGCACAGCTGCACCAACTAAAATGCTACATATGGGCTGCCTGAGGTTAACTGCTGTTGACAGTCCACCAGACCCGCAGCTAATGTTCCCACAGCACAGGAATGAAAGGTGTTGTTCAACAAGGGTACCATGCTTTTCCTTAAATACAGCTTAACCGTTTGGATTACAACCTCAATTAACAAAAAAATAGTTTTTTAATGGCCTAATTTCCTTGCTGATGCATCATGACGAAAATAAgccaacaaaaaaaacaaatatagtATTGAGATAATGTCAATATCAGCAAGTTCTTTATTTATGACATTCATTTTGGAAGTCTATGGTAAGGACTACCGATCAATAATTCTGGTACATGGATGAATGTACAAATGTTTGACTTGAATTGATTAACAGGCATTAGAATATAAGCTAGTGTTCTATCAACAAAAAATTCCAGAAACATGTACGGGTGGCTACTACTTGTATTGTCTTAATGGTTTGGAATACTATGGGGCAATCAAACAAAATGTGCTGGCAGGGTTCAAGGGAACCAAATGTGCTGGCAGGTTCAAGGAAACCAAACGTGCTGGGAGCCTGGAAAATGACACCCTCATGTAATTGCCTATTTGAGATAATGTCTTATTTCATCTATATCATGGGTTCTATGCATGTTGCAGGAAACATGTTCATGAGTATACAGCTACAAAACATTGGACAATCAGAAGATAAAAAACCAAAAACATTGACCTGGACAACAGCACAGTATGGACCTGGTGCCGATGTATCATATCATGCACAACTCTAAACATATTGTTTGCTGATGCAAGTGAGATTTAGGAACAAACATCGGACATGGTATATTAAATATCCCAAACATCAAACCGCACCAGAACGTTAAGTACAGTATAGCTAATGCAGGATGCGTTTTAAGACGTCACCCACAACGCATGCTTCATATTCAATTCACGGAGAGCTATTATATGCCATCTTCAGAGTAAATATAATGCAGAAGGATCTAGCATAACCTGTAGAAGGTTCCAAGGTTAGTAGTGTATTAGCAAACTGGTATTGGTTAGATAGGAAAATTAAGAATCCTTTTTTAGGACGTGTACAATTCTGATCAGTAGATGGATTCTCAAAATCCTAGCTTAGGTGAGCATACTCAAGAAGCTATTGTGCACAATTATTGTCCAGAGCAGATGAAGACTTATTTTGACAAAGTGGCCTAAATGGAATAGAATGTGTTCAACATATGAGTGTAAGACCAACTGAAATGGTTGACCTTACAATTTGAAGAGTGAAATTTTCAGACCAAACCCCTATTCTTTGATTCATTCTAACTGTTTCTTATTCGATCCCATGGCACTTTGCATAGGGCAAGACAGAAATACTATATTTGAAACGCAGGTTCAA
Proteins encoded:
- the LOC120668705 gene encoding probable receptor-like serine/threonine-protein kinase At5g57670; its protein translation is MKPLYLRSSGSFKRLLLSIGGHRSPAKPAADAGKEAPESPHRPAWRCFSYDEINRATGAFHEGNLVGRGGSSEVYRGELPDGRAVAVKRLMGASACERRERDFLAELGTVGHARHPNVCALLGCCVDRDLYLVFEFSRRGSVAANLHDEASPAMGWAARRGIAVGTARGLEYLHKGCQRRIIHRDIKASNVLLTDDLQPQISDFGLAKWLPSEWTHRAIAPIEGTFGCLAPEYYTHGIVDEKTDVFAFGVFLLELMTGRKPVDGGHRSLLSWARPLLADGKVDALVDPRLGGDYDGEQARRVAFVASLCVRAPATWRPSMTEVLELLEGGEIRHDRWAMPEAAAHDEEPWWFDGFDDDEDEEDDEDEKFNTPSPSSSSSTTSN